The Dehalobacter sp. DCM sequence GTGAGGTGTAGGAGTACTTCTCCAATTTTTATATACTCCCTGATTTCATCCCGTGTTGTCCCCGGTATTTCTGTTACGATAGCGCGCTCTTCTCTTAATAAGGCATTTAAGAGGCTGGACTTTCCTACATTCGGGCGACCGGCAATGACCGTTGATAAACCTTCGCGTATAATTTTTCCCGTTTTGCTGCCTTTAAATATTTCAATTGAATTATCTTTGGCAGTAATTATTTTTTCCGATAACTCCTTCAAAGCGATATCATCAATTTCATCCTCAGGAAAATCAATTGTCGCTTCAATGTAAGACAGAATATCTAATATTTCCTGCCGAACGTCATTAATTCTTGATGATAAGTGACCGCCAAGCTGAGCTAAAGCCAGATCCGCGGATAGCTCTGTTTTTGACGTAATAATATCGACGATTGCCTCGGCTTGAACAAGGTCCATTTTTCCATTCAGAAAAGCACGTTTACTGAACTCACCGGCTTCGGCCAAACGTGCACCCTGACTAAGGCACGCTTCGATTATACGCCTTGCCGTAACCATACCGCCGTGACAATTAATTTCCAAGATATCCTCACCGGAAAAAGAATGCGGTTCATTCATTCTGCTGATCAACACCTGATCAATTTTTGTCTCTCCATCATAAAACCAGCCAAAATGAAGAGTAAACGTCGTATCCGCTGACCATTTTTTATTGTTGGTAGGGCGAAAACAAGATCCAACTATTACTTTGGCCTGTTTTCCACTTAAACGGATAACATGGATGGCTCCTTCACCTGCAGGTGTTGCTAAGCCAACGATGGTATCATCCATTTTCTCATCTCCAGAAATCATGAAACTTAGTTAATAGTTACTGTAAATAAAAGGGGTTTCCCCCTTCTATTTATTTTATGAAATTTCTGAGTTACTATTCCTTTTTAACGCAATAACAACGCGGCGATGAGGCTCTTCACCCTCACTGTACGTCGTTACTTTCCATTCATTTTGCAGAGCAGTATGAATAATGCGTCTTTCCTGCGGACTCATAGGTTCAAGTACAATACGATTGCCGCTTTTCTTCACCTTATCCGCTAAGCGCTTGGCAAGAACAATCAACGTTTCTTCTCTGCGTTTTCGATAGCCCTCGACATCAATAACAATCCTGCTGCGATTCGTTAATTTCTTTGATACCGCCAGGTTGGTCAAAAACTGTATCGATTCGAGTGTATCCCCTCTTCGACCAATCAATATTCCGAGGTCTGATCCGGTAATATTGATCTTTATATGATCATCCCGGTGGAACACTTCTAAATCGGCGTCCACGGCCATTGCCTCCGTCATTTTTTTCAGGAAGCTGCAGGCAATCGCACCGGGGTCATCCTCATAACTTACTTTGACTTTGGCCAATTTATTGCCGAATAATCCCAACAAGC is a genomic window containing:
- the jag gene encoding RNA-binding cell elongation regulator Jag/EloR; its protein translation is MKVAEKTAKTVEEAVSLCLAELGVTRDQVSVEVLEEPGKKGLLGLFGNKLAKVKVSYEDDPGAIACSFLKKMTEAMAVDADLEVFHRDDHIKINITGSDLGILIGRRGDTLESIQFLTNLAVSKKLTNRSRIVIDVEGYRKRREETLIVLAKRLADKVKKSGNRIVLEPMSPQERRIIHTALQNEWKVTTYSEGEEPHRRVVIALKRNSNSEIS
- the mnmE gene encoding tRNA uridine-5-carboxymethylaminomethyl(34) synthesis GTPase MnmE encodes the protein MDDTIVGLATPAGEGAIHVIRLSGKQAKVIVGSCFRPTNNKKWSADTTFTLHFGWFYDGETKIDQVLISRMNEPHSFSGEDILEINCHGGMVTARRIIEACLSQGARLAEAGEFSKRAFLNGKMDLVQAEAIVDIITSKTELSADLALAQLGGHLSSRINDVRQEILDILSYIEATIDFPEDEIDDIALKELSEKIITAKDNSIEIFKGSKTGKIIREGLSTVIAGRPNVGKSSLLNALLREERAIVTEIPGTTRDEIREYIKIGEVLLHLTDTAGIRESDDPVEMIGIERAWKALNSADVVLLLLDALEISSGKLTNEEKSILEDYADKLIVLINKIDVLPSYEFNESMLPPNVFCLPFSVKNRIGFAELEAEIVNRVFEGDISVTQDPILSNIRQIQAMENCIILLEKALEAVYANVPFDLVSIDIRAALEEISSITGHHVQEDLLDNIFSRFCIGK